One segment of Methanolinea mesophila DNA contains the following:
- a CDS encoding V-type ATP synthase subunit I yields MLQKMKSVLVVGPRRDYQEIIDVLYREGTIHLQDISGILENGQEIFTRMEVPKEEEISALLVKLHGIAHILPVSDEEPVKMGDCEESLQKLSTSALIARAYQVISNLESHTRELANRRSDLELRRTTLDNYARIMGKIQPIESQVPLLEGFEVTVLLIQKEFHEILDLVRPQLKAITHNQFEFITAELDENNIAAITVFSKKYSEQVHSFLFSQNVNEVRIPREYANIPLDEALNAIARNKEEIDTEIKTIDGDLAALSSRRYLEISTLARLLEDRLEEIRALNRFGQSENTILIRGWIPKKFLKRTKAALSDAFGNRVVVSEMDVSAEELENAPTFYDNPRWVKPFEFFMKLVSPPKYVEIDPSPLMAIFFPLFFGVIVGDIGYGLCIIAFALVMKWRFKMMEWIQQLANILLISAIPTIFFGFLYGEFFGNLGEEMGWIEPVTLFGITWNRLEAIVPLLVLAIVIGVIHIYIGLSLGALNAIYRRKKKHLLEKIGMMGVIAGILILVVTLMGIIPEFGTIIAAALMVVFVPLLIYGGGTMGAIEVMSTLGNILSYARIMAIGMASVILALVANELGGALGVAVVGILIATLLHALNVILAMFSPSLHSVRLHIVEFYSKFYEGGGEPYRPFGRDKGAE; encoded by the coding sequence ATGCTTCAGAAGATGAAGAGCGTCCTGGTAGTGGGCCCGAGAAGGGATTACCAGGAGATAATCGACGTGCTGTACCGGGAGGGTACGATACATCTTCAGGATATCTCGGGCATTCTGGAGAATGGACAGGAGATTTTTACCAGGATGGAAGTTCCCAAAGAAGAAGAAATATCTGCCCTCCTGGTGAAACTCCATGGAATCGCCCACATCCTGCCTGTATCCGACGAAGAACCCGTAAAAATGGGAGATTGTGAGGAATCGCTCCAGAAACTCTCTACGAGCGCCCTCATTGCGCGGGCATATCAGGTGATCTCCAACCTTGAGAGTCATACCAGAGAGCTTGCCAACCGAAGGTCGGATCTTGAGCTTCGTCGTACCACACTCGACAACTATGCAAGAATAATGGGAAAAATCCAGCCCATTGAAAGCCAGGTCCCTCTTTTAGAGGGGTTTGAAGTCACGGTCCTGCTTATCCAGAAGGAATTCCACGAAATTCTCGACCTCGTTCGTCCGCAGCTGAAGGCGATTACCCACAACCAGTTTGAATTCATCACCGCGGAACTCGACGAAAATAATATTGCGGCAATAACCGTTTTTTCCAAGAAATACTCCGAACAGGTCCATTCCTTTCTGTTCTCGCAGAATGTCAACGAGGTGAGAATTCCCCGCGAGTATGCGAATATACCCCTGGACGAGGCCCTTAATGCGATAGCACGAAACAAGGAGGAGATCGACACTGAGATAAAGACCATCGACGGCGACCTCGCCGCGCTCTCTTCCAGAAGATACCTGGAAATATCGACACTGGCCAGGCTGCTCGAGGACCGGCTCGAAGAGATACGTGCCCTGAACCGTTTCGGACAGTCGGAAAACACTATTCTAATCCGGGGATGGATCCCGAAAAAATTTTTAAAGAGGACAAAAGCAGCCCTTTCGGATGCCTTCGGGAACAGGGTGGTGGTATCTGAAATGGATGTCTCGGCAGAGGAACTCGAGAACGCCCCGACGTTCTATGATAATCCCCGGTGGGTCAAACCATTCGAATTCTTCATGAAGCTGGTCAGCCCGCCCAAGTATGTCGAGATCGATCCAAGCCCCCTCATGGCGATTTTTTTCCCTCTCTTTTTCGGAGTGATCGTGGGGGATATCGGATACGGGCTCTGTATCATTGCATTCGCACTGGTGATGAAATGGAGGTTCAAAATGATGGAATGGATCCAGCAGCTCGCAAACATCCTTCTTATCAGTGCGATACCCACCATATTCTTCGGGTTTCTCTACGGGGAATTTTTCGGGAACCTCGGCGAAGAAATGGGCTGGATAGAGCCTGTTACTCTTTTCGGGATCACGTGGAACCGGCTGGAGGCGATAGTACCTCTTCTCGTGCTGGCCATCGTAATCGGCGTTATCCACATCTATATCGGCCTCTCGCTTGGCGCACTCAACGCGATATACCGCAGAAAGAAGAAACACCTCCTTGAAAAGATCGGGATGATGGGCGTAATTGCCGGCATTCTCATCCTGGTGGTTACGTTAATGGGTATAATCCCGGAATTCGGGACAATTATTGCGGCGGCACTCATGGTGGTATTCGTCCCCCTCCTGATCTATGGGGGTGGAACGATGGGCGCGATAGAGGTAATGAGCACGCTGGGGAACATCCTTTCCTATGCCCGTATCATGGCCATAGGGATGGCATCCGTTATTCTTGCCCTCGTAGCGAACGAGCTCGGGGGCGCACTCGGCGTTGCAGTGGTTGGAATACTTATCGCTACGCTTCTTCATGCCCTCAACGTCATTCTCGCGATGTTCAGCCCGTCGTTGCATTCGGTCCGGCTTCACATCGTGGAATTCTATTCGAAATTTTACGAGGGAGGGGGTGAACCATACCGGCCTTTCGGGAGAGATAAAGGGGCAGAATAA
- a CDS encoding V-type ATP synthase subunit E, with the protein MAYNDLVRSMEESAEEKISEIRSETNARVEEITRESSEKADYVHQSLLDEAHSEARDQRNRTLYQIRGEENVITTTEKERLVDEAFRKAGERLARARTDPAYGEQFAQLLTESLAAIEAMEIRVHIDPRDQDLAIGILKGKSVTAELVPDLVTAGGVEVSSADGRIRVYNTLESRLNKARNVYNKEVCRILFGE; encoded by the coding sequence ATGGCATACAATGACCTTGTCCGGTCCATGGAAGAGAGTGCCGAGGAAAAGATCTCAGAGATCCGGTCGGAAACGAATGCCAGGGTCGAGGAGATCACCCGGGAATCATCTGAAAAAGCCGATTATGTGCATCAATCCCTCCTGGATGAGGCACATTCGGAGGCGAGAGATCAAAGGAACCGGACCCTTTACCAGATCCGGGGCGAGGAGAATGTTATTACCACGACAGAAAAAGAGCGCCTCGTGGACGAGGCGTTCCGGAAAGCCGGAGAAAGACTCGCCAGAGCGAGAACCGATCCCGCCTACGGGGAGCAGTTCGCACAACTCCTCACAGAGTCCCTTGCGGCGATCGAAGCAATGGAGATCAGGGTTCATATCGATCCAAGGGACCAGGATCTCGCCATTGGCATCCTGAAAGGGAAATCTGTCACTGCAGAGCTGGTCCCCGACCTGGTTACCGCAGGGGGGGTTGAAGTCTCGTCTGCTGATGGAAGGATCAGGGTTTACAATACCCTGGAATCACGACTGAACAAGGCCCGGAACGTATATAACAAGGAGGTTTGCCGGATCCTCTTCGGAGAATGA
- a CDS encoding V-type ATPase subunit gives MDYGYANARIRGMHSRLLDRKGYEALLVQPDIPAMVTELGKTPYKAEIEEGTVLYPGIRGIEYALRKNLATTFRKVQGLLAGSDAEIFVRIFVSRYDIHNLKTIIRGIHIHISPEEITECLIPAGTISSALLNELLKQGDVRGVVDLLATWDVIYTRPLTAHMKEYAETGSLSSLEYALDLFHYENSKKTLTGKTADHKLMQSILAAEIDSVNIKTALKMNREGISPEESAQYFLPGGTHLPLKLYRKLVAAPSIGEAVSVLQGTSYEFLVSLPLQSLANAEISLIEKEMDRYLVRKGASLYHSEPLGGVLCIGYLFEKQNEVTNIRIIGRFKTAMISDADVEETLLYV, from the coding sequence ATGGATTACGGATACGCCAACGCCAGGATTAGAGGAATGCACAGCCGTCTTCTGGACCGGAAAGGCTACGAAGCACTTCTGGTGCAGCCGGATATCCCCGCGATGGTGACCGAGCTTGGAAAAACTCCTTATAAGGCCGAAATCGAAGAAGGTACCGTCCTTTATCCTGGAATCCGCGGAATAGAGTATGCCCTGCGCAAAAATCTCGCAACAACATTCAGGAAAGTCCAGGGCCTTCTCGCCGGCAGTGACGCCGAAATTTTCGTGCGAATCTTCGTTTCACGCTACGATATCCACAATCTCAAAACGATCATAAGGGGCATTCACATCCATATCTCTCCGGAGGAGATCACCGAATGCCTGATTCCAGCCGGTACGATCTCGTCAGCCCTTCTCAATGAGCTGTTAAAACAGGGCGATGTACGGGGTGTCGTGGATCTGCTCGCAACATGGGATGTGATCTACACCCGCCCGCTGACCGCACATATGAAGGAGTACGCGGAAACGGGCAGCCTCTCATCTCTGGAGTATGCGCTGGATCTGTTCCACTATGAAAACTCCAAAAAGACCCTCACAGGGAAGACCGCGGATCACAAGCTGATGCAATCGATCCTTGCGGCTGAGATTGACAGCGTCAACATCAAGACGGCGTTAAAAATGAATCGTGAAGGGATTTCCCCGGAGGAATCGGCCCAGTATTTCCTTCCCGGCGGGACCCACCTGCCACTCAAGCTGTACCGGAAACTTGTCGCCGCCCCCTCTATCGGGGAGGCTGTCTCGGTTCTCCAGGGAACATCCTATGAATTCCTGGTCTCACTGCCGCTTCAGTCTCTTGCAAACGCGGAAATCTCACTTATCGAAAAAGAAATGGACCGGTATCTTGTCCGCAAGGGGGCATCGCTCTATCACAGCGAGCCTCTCGGAGGTGTGCTCTGTATCGGGTATCTGTTTGAAAAACAGAACGAGGTGACGAACATCCGGATTATCGGCAGGTTTAAAACCGCCATGATATCGGACGCAGACGTTGAGGAGACACTCCTGTATGTATAA
- a CDS encoding ATPase: MVGWEVPIGAAIAFAGGAIGTAWAQSRIGSAGAGTIAERPETSGTIIVLEAIPETLVILGFVVASMIIIMVQ, from the coding sequence ATGGTCGGTTGGGAAGTCCCTATCGGGGCCGCTATCGCATTTGCTGGCGGAGCAATTGGTACTGCCTGGGCACAGTCGAGAATCGGTTCGGCCGGTGCAGGAACAATTGCAGAGAGGCCGGAAACGTCAGGGACCATTATTGTCCTGGAAGCAATCCCCGAAACCCTGGTCATTCTCGGGTTCGTGGTGGCTTCAATGATCATCATAATGGTGCAGTAA